The Candida albicans SC5314 chromosome 5, complete sequence genome includes a region encoding these proteins:
- the MRV3 gene encoding Mrv3p (Ortholog of Candida albicans WO-1 : CAWG_04793): MNTLKVVVAVFVRVVQLVANIACFVISLLRSREYNYLTLTVTSLNFIYNIYILVVVPLMNHKAYNGILFAIEIFFIVVYPIFSGIQTIIRPITTYWNYYSSDLYTIIASFVGFFCAATFLVSYILFVCWGVIPIVRHHGFRRFFEKQSFRFGCMVFDTESAEYSSKDFEEFSYSEEEYMASKNVSRKQNAYPPRQ, encoded by the coding sequence ATGAATACACTTAAAGTCGTTGTTGCTGTTTTTGTCAGAGTTGTACAGCTAGTTGCTAACATTGCATGTTTTGTGATCAGTCTTTTGCGTTCACGAGAATATAATTATCTAACTTTGACAGTCActtcattaaattttatttataatatttacATATTGGTTGTGGTGCCATTAATGAATCACAAAGCTTATAATGGAATTTTATTTgctattgaaattttctttattgtgGTATATCCTATTTTCTCAGGTATCCAAACAATCATTCGTCCTATTACGACTTATTGGAACTACTACAGTAGTGATTTATATACAATTATTGCATCTTTTGTTGGATTCTTCTGTGCAGCTACATTTCTAGTATCCTacattttgtttgtttgttgggGAGTCATACCAATTGTCAGACATCATGGATTCAGAAGATTTTTCGAAAAACAATCATTCAGATTTGGCTGTATGGTTTTTGATACCGAGCTGGCTGAGTATAGTTCCAAAGACTTTGAAGAGTTTTCTTACAGTGAAGAGGAGTACATGGCAAGTAAAAATGTTTCCCGCAAACAAAATGCTTATCCTCCAAGGCAATGA
- the MRV2 gene encoding Mrv2p (Protein of unknown function; repressed by fluphenazine treatment or in an azole-resistant strain that overexpresses CDR1 and CDR2; Spider biofilm induced) has product MSWKPIVTYIIRGAQSVFCIVVLGLSAGFLADVGYNYDRVTFALVVSILNLIYFSYILLLMPTILKNFSPSVIILVAEFIFFVFYLSAMGAIAAVIPSGSCGDYGSYSSACSISKALIPFTLFNWLLFATSFGLFLGYSFIPQVSSRGFKSIFLPARFEFGAIFTDFALPFGKKYAVTDPATDAAIANAEVTGSGIENDAPKVASVGDNEATVGLASSEEDKYTEPISENIHEAPATQESTNQNKPYP; this is encoded by the coding sequence ATGTCTTGGAAACCAATTGTAACATACATCATCCGTGGTGCTCAATCGGTATTTTGCATTGTTGTCCTTGGTCTTTCAGCTGGGTTTTTGGCTGATGTAGGATATAATTACGACCGTGTCACTTTTGCCTTGGTAGTTTCCATACTCAATCTTATCTATTTTAGTTACATTTTACTACTCATGCCTACTATTCTCAAAAACTTTTCACCTTCGGTAATCATTTTAGTTGCCGAGTTCATTTTCTTTGTGTTTTATCTTTCAGCCATGGGAGCAATTGCAGCCGTTATTCCTTCTGGAAGTTGTGGAGATTATGGCAGTTACTCATCGGCATGCAGCATCCTGAAGGCTTTAATACCATTTACTTTATTCAACTGGTTATTGTTTGCTACTAGTTTTGGATTATTCTTGGGTTATAGCTTTATTCCACAAGTCAGTAGTCGCGGATTCAAGTCAATCTTTTTACCTGCACGATTCGAGTTTGGTGCTATTTTTACTGATTTTGCTTTAccatttggaaaaaaatatgcGGTAACTGATCCAGCAACTGACGCTGCTATTGCAAATGCTGAAGTTACTGGTAGTGGTATAGAAAATGATGCTCCTAAAGTTGCATCTGTTGGTGATAATGAGGCAACTGTTGGTTTGGCTTCATCCGAAGAAGATAAATATACAGAGCCAATTTCGGAAAATATCCATGAAGCTCCTGCAACCCAAGAATCAACCAATCAAAACAAGCCATACCCATAA